A genomic window from Malassezia vespertilionis chromosome 6, complete sequence includes:
- the SEC13 gene encoding GTPase-activating protein S13 (COG:U; EggNog:ENOG503NU25) produces the protein MATVQPFGGSDGVKSHTKTVETFHEDAVHDAQLDFYGSQLATCSSDRTVKVFEVQGGTATGPGETLVGHEGPVWQVAWAHPSFGTILASAAYDGKVFIWKHESSGVQQTYGAPPSNWVRIKDHALHTASVNAIAWAPHELGATLACASSDGKVSVLTFNMDGSWSGDIVTAHPAGCNAVSWAPAVVATEDAAETAPLVRRFASAGCDAVVKIWEFSDEQNRYMEVDQLLGHTDWVRDVAFAPNLGLARLYLATASQDRTVFIWSQDGQGAPWTKTALQPKSNPADPSKFPDTVWRVSWSVSGNVLAVSCGDGKISLWKENLKGAWECISDLDA, from the exons ATG GCAACGGTACAGCCGTTTGGTGGATCCGATGGAGTCAAGTCCCATACAAAGACGGTCGAGACCTTTCACGAAGATGCTGTG CACGACGCGCAGTTAGACTTTTACGGCAGTCAGCTTGCCACTTGCTCCTCTGACCGCACGGTTAAGGTGTTTGAAGTGCAGGGAGGTACAGCTACTGGACCGGGTGAAACGCTTGTTGGCCACGAGGGGCCCGTGTGGCAGGTTGCGTGGGCACACCCCTCGTTTGGCACCATCcttgccagcgccgcctACGACGGCAAAGTGTTCATTTGGAAGCACGAGTCGAGCGGTGTTCAACAGACATATGGCGCGCCTCCAAGCAACTGGGTGCGAATTAAGGATCACGCTTTGCACACCGCCTCTGTGAATGCGATTGCGTGGGCCCCGCACGAGCTTGGCGCTACGCTCGCCTGCGCATCTTCGGACGGCAAAGTGTCCGTGTTGACCTTTAACATGGATGGCTCGTGGTCCGGTGATATTGTTACTGCACACCCAGCGGGCTGCAATGCCGTCTCGTGGGCGCCCGCCGTTGTGGCCACGGAGGATGCGGCTGAAACCGCACCTCTTGTCCGTCGCTTTGCGAGTGCAGGATGCGATGCCGTGGTGAAGATTTGGGAGTTTAGCGATGAGCAGAACCGATACATGGAAGTGGACCAGCTCTTGGGTCACACGGACTGGGTCCGCGATGTGGCTTTCGCGCCTAACCTcgggcttgcgcgcttgtACTTGGCGACTGCATCGCAGGATCGTACGGTCTTCATCTGGTCGCAGGatggccaaggcgcaccATGGACcaagacggcgctgcagcccaAGTCAAACCCCGCGGACCCCAGCAAATTCCCCGACACGGTTTGGCGCGTAAGCTGGAGTGTGAGTGGAAATGTCTTGGCCGTTAGCTGCGGAGACGGCAAGATTTCTCTCTGGAAAGAGAATTTGAAAGGTGCATGGGAATGCATTAGTGATTTAGACGCTTGA
- a CDS encoding uncharacterized protein (SECRETED:SignalP(1-31); EggNog:ENOG503NV0D; TransMembrane:1 (n12-23c31/32o193-214i); COG:U), with the protein MSGHEMQKRGHVCVFALVACIALLVIPGAQAASLSTKIIPHKKSCFYSWVDQVHEKVGFYFAVQEGGDFDIDYSIVAPSNKVILEGKKSSQEDFVFTANEFGEYTFCFDNVGSSKEDKMVDFDITVESEPRSELPITKAALLADKSTPVENSMSKLDSDLAAIERTLRFFRMRENQGFSLVELTKQRILRFSILEMLAIVGISVGQVAFVRFLFDRSGGTRYSV; encoded by the coding sequence ATGAGCGGGCACGAGATGCAAAAGCGTGGGCATGTGTGTGTATTCGCCTTGGTagcgtgcattgcgctgctAGTGATACCGGGTGCCCAGGCAGCGTCTTTATCTACAAAGATAATTCCACACAAGAAATCTTGCTTTTATTCCTGGGTCGACCAAGTGCACGAAAAGGTTGGATTCTACTTTGCTGTTCAGGAAGGCGGCGACTTTGACATTGATTATTCAATTGTAGCGCCATCCAACAAGGTCATTCTCGAAGGCAAAAAATCCTCGCAGGAAGACTTTGTCTTTACGGCGAATGAGTTTGGCGAATACACATTTTGCTTCGACAATGTAGGGAGCTCCAAAGAGGATAAGATGGTTGACTTCGACATAACAGTGGAGTCGGAGCCGCGTTCAGAACTTCCCATTacaaaagcggcgcttcttgcaGACAAATCCACCCCGGTTGAAAACTCCATGTCGAAGCTGGATTCCGACCTGGCGGCGATTGAGCGGACACTTCGCTTTTTCCGTATGCGCGAAAACCAAGGATTTAGTCTGGTGGAGCTTACGAAACAACGCATTCTACGCTTCAGCATCCTAGAGATGCTTGCGATTGTGGGCATTTCTGTGGGGCAGGTCGCATTTGTGCGCTTCCTGTTCGACCGGAGCGGAGGAACGCGCTACAGCGTCTGA
- a CDS encoding uncharacterized protein (CAZy:CE10; EggNog:ENOG503PAIG; MEROPS:MER0034960; TransMembrane:2 (o116-133i154-174o); COG:I), whose protein sequence is MDANAVPVPIVEVTCSNGEYPMVEPLSDKVSVGGVEFGESMERMHSNTTVSSPTEQAPRQIFPPSISLLPKQASLLVSGIRRPSFVPSIDFPNQGRGCMSEFDLKPPVWAYQPLKALYTVYFILITALIYLPFQAIVQMFRSNRGNPDWSWKRSMMVSFFRSCIVYICNTRVILTKQPPTTPPKLEKSEFVWLEPKDHINVGVAAHPSKECSDIRGELLRAMRLQGVSSKRISGYWFSTPGTHITISTPPRENEFVLYHLHGGAYWMGTSHENSQTAAMDMGILQRIAKDESAKVLLQRAFTLEYRLANHTDHTHGSYPAALVDALVGYLYLTRTCGFAPKNVIFTGDSSGGNLALALCRYLRDEKVAPMPGFLLLISPWCDVSRSHSGPLHAPNSFSSTVMNKASDIIDSSSKYRNTAVSALLGALPAREAYLNPYISPVSLHLDSEHGAKPPFWGFLGFPEHVYILTGNSELNTEQHVTLAHRMAQGTHRGRPEYTGDRTSEGGDLHEYTWRDNFPRSHHALNRQTLNEVQGYDNPALEDRDVALDECKTGIHVFPLFSWFEPERGQALDRIVQWIEQKAFPSS, encoded by the coding sequence ATGGACGCAAACGCGGTGCCAGTACCCATTGTTGAAGTCACCTGCTCGAATGGGGAATACCCAATGGTGGAACCATTGAGCGATAAGGTGTCGGTAGGCGGGGTAGAGTTTGGGGAGTCGATGGAGCGGATGCACTCTAACACAACGGTGTCGTCGCCGACTGAACAAGCTCCGCGCCAAATATTCCCCCCTTCCATTTCTCTTTTACCAAAACAAGCATCTCTGCTTGTTTCAGGGATACGGCGCCCTTCTTTTGTGCCTTCAATCGACTTTCCCAACCAGGGCCGTGGGTGCATGTCCGAGTTTGATCTCAAGCCACCCGTTTGGGCATACCAGCCGCTCAAGGCGCTGTACACGGTCTACTTTATCCTAATCACCGCCCTCATTTATCTTCCTTTTCAGGCGATCGTCCAAATGTTCCGCTCGAACCGCGGAAATCCAGATTGGTCCTGGAAACGGTCCATGATGGTGAGCTTTTTCCGCAGCTGTATTGTGTATATTTGCAACACGCGCGTGATTCTCACTAAGCAACCTCCCACCACGCCTCCCAAGCTGGAAAAGAGCGAGTTTGTATGGCTTGAACCGAAAGATCATATAAATGTTGGGGTTGCTGCTCACCCCTCTAAAGAGTGTAGCGATATTCGTGGCGAGCTGTTGCGGGCCATGAGATTGCAGGGCGTGTCTTCAAAACGTATTAGTGGATACTGGTTTAGCACACCAGGAACGCATATCACCATATCCACGCCGCCTAGGGAAAACGAGTTTGTACTGTACCACTTACATGGAGGCGCCTACTGGATGGGTACAAGCCACGAAAACAGCCAGACGGCAGCGATGGATATGGGTATTTTGCAGCGTATTGCCAAGGACGAATCAGCAAAAGTCTTattgcagcgtgcatttACGCTCGAGTATCGATTGGCAAACCATACCGACCACACGCACGGAAGTTATCCTGCTGCACTTGTGGATGCGCTTGTCGGCTACTTGTACCTGACGCGGACGTGTGGCTTTGCGCCCAAAAATGTCATTTTCACGGGCGATAGTTCTGGAGGGAACCTAGCGCTTGCATTGTGCCGATATTTACGCGACGAAAAAGTCGCGCCGATGCCCGGCTTCCTCTTGCTCATTTCTCCTTGGTGTGATGTGTCTCGCTCGCACAGTGGCCCTCTGCACGCCCCTAATTCTTTTTCGTCTACGGTTATGAACAAGGCCAGCGACATTATCGACTCTTCTTCCAAATACCGGAATACCGCTGTGagtgcgctgctgggcgcacTTCCCGCGCGCGAAGCCTACTTGAACCCATACATCTCTCCAGTCTCCCTTCACCTTGACTCCGAACACGGTGCAAAACCTCCATTTTGGGGCTTCCTTGGCTTCCCGGAGCATGTTTATATTTTGACGGGCAACTCGGAGCTCAATACGGAGCAACACGTTACTTTAGCGCATCGTATGGCCCAGGGTACACATCGTGGCCGCCCCGAGTACACTGGCGATCGAACGAGCGAAGGAGGCGATCTGCACGAGTACACTTGGCGGGACAACTTTCCTCGCTCCCACCATGCGCTCAACCGCCAAACCTTGAACGAAGTACAAGGATACGACAATCCTGCGTTGGAAGACCGCGATGTGGCCTTAGATGAATGCAAAACAGGCATTCATGTATTTCCTCTTTTTTCTTGGTTCGAGCCCGAGCGAGGCCAAGCGCTGGACCGAATAGTGCAATGGATTGAGCAGAAAGCGTTTCCTAGTTCTTAA
- the SFP1 gene encoding Transcriptional regulator of ribosomal biogenesis proteins (EggNog:ENOG503NZS8; COG:D; COG:K), whose protein sequence is MVYMSSVTQGPIPIAKNGDSSHKDGNDSVMLTRTPGSAGSYLGLSTGMGGSGSFREAMAISFGKDVAEYVVNLECHVRFEDEDEVGTLMSDEEMDESNMGSSETTENTGSAAGTPLHSPVRAKLQDLNKRPHPINTNFGNQTPLGSGSSDHLDSPSAFDTSVTRSPSVSEKKRAFGQANMSSTTTPDLRAFGIQTSGNVSNTASGTPSLESESPPTPTKSCVAAIQPEKSYVCQVGNCDKRYKNLNGLRYHYLHSGSHGLLGLQLLHANGGGASAKADSISGRPPVSTETLSREQIVQAAAAAQALLNQQAQAQCAKTSTMDAQSAVGGFASALCSPSVSLANTEKPAR, encoded by the exons ATGGTCTACATGTCGAGTGTAACACAAGGACCTATACCTATTGCTAAAAATGGCGATAGTTCGCACAAAGATGGCAACGATAGCGTGATGCTCACCCGCACGCCAGGGAGTGCGGGTAGCTATTTAGGCTTGAGCACCGGTATGGGCGGAAGCGGAAGTTTCCGGGAGGCGATGGCGATTTCTTTTGGGAAGGACGTTGCAGAGTATGTTGTGAACCTT GAATGCCATGTGCGCTTcgaagacgaagacgagGTGGGCACGTTGATGTCCGACGAGGAGATGGACGAGTCCAACATGGGTTCGAGTGAGACAACTGAAAACACAGGGTCTGCCGCTGGGACGCCACTGCATAGtcctgtgcgtgcaaagctGCAAGACTTGAACAAGCGACCGCACCCGATTAACACAAATTTTGGCAACCAAACGCCGCTAGGCTCGGGCTCCTCGGACCATTTAGACTCGCCTAGTGCATTTGATACTTCGGTAACGCGATCACCGAGCGTATCTGAAAAGAAACGCGCGTTTGGACAGGCAAATATGTCGA GTACCACGACGCCTGACCTGCGTGCTTTTGGTATTCAAACATCTGGAAATGTTTCGAATACAGCAAGCGGGACGCCATCGCTGGAATCCGAGTcgccgccgacgcccaCAAAGTCATGCGTTGCAGCAATTCAGCCTGAAAAGAGTTACGTGTGTCAGGTGGGGAATTGTGACAAGCGATATAAAAATTTGAACGGGTTACGCTACCATTACTTGCACTCTGGCTCGCATGGGCTTCTCGGCCTTcagctgctgcatgccAACGGCGGTGGCGCGAGTGCAAAAGCGGATAGCATTAGCGGACGCCCGCCCGTCTCTACTGAGACGCTTTCACGCGAGCAGATTGTACAGgcagctgcagctgcacaagcgctccTCAACCAGCAAGCACAGGCACAATGTGCGAAAACTTCGACTATGGATGCGCAAAGTGCTGTGGGCGGATTTGCATCTGCGCTTTGCAGTCCGTCTGTGTCGCTAGCTAACACTGAAAAGCCAGCGCGGTAA
- a CDS encoding uncharacterized protein (EggNog:ENOG503P6BJ), whose protein sequence is MESPRVDTLAMSFSEFQEADSSGLGTFSMGESFDSFTSTPRALYSGVFEDRGPSPEPDANLQPPGTNLLGKMVPFQCNLHPDDLGGAFDSCSSTTSTSSLASIAKPNASGTSYSYTAPSKLTSSADSEDEYGELYWNAVVGSPETLAQATPPEQQSSGTTSHRRDCEQTKSLSPCISIDALSKQANRNLMHEPELASSTNVLQSASTSLPKASIPKQLLPSHSHPMYMTSPHATMPMATGMSQSMALHNQNALGNIGLRGIRSTPGFAMFVDPHVTKKESVAEAATLPWNLTPAMAATSIQSPEFSPPTSPPSSSLKRRGRTSISRMPRKAQSTPLFERGPQNMKEISSMPTTPRGLPPKGLRKLASNKRIATSYSNSGALQTLQSEPSTPLHLRARGSATALHEANALHSVAPKSVPAVPRRPVALSFVNYGIEDAEELCSAVAPSGSYKSALRTLRATEDANPNDDECNSAQALRHTASLDATTLTPPLPPAAEIKRRETIAVLREHASMHAE, encoded by the coding sequence ATGGAATCCCCACGCGTGGATACGCTGGCGATGTCATTCTCCGAGTTTCAAGAAGCCGATTCTAGCGGACTCGGCACTTTTTCTATGGGTGAGTCTTTTGACTCATTTACCTcgacgccgcgtgcgctctACTCAGGCGTATTTGAGGACCGAGGACCTTCGCCCGAGCCGGATGCGAATCTTCAGCCACCGGGCACTAACCTGCTCGGAAAGATGGTACCGTTCCAGTGTAATCTGCACCCCGACGATCTGGGCGGTGCATTTGACAGTTGCTCCAGTACTACTagcacaagcagcttggcgagcatTGCAAAACCGAACGCTAGTGGAACGTCGTACTCTTATACTGCACCGTCAAAGTTGACTAGCAGTGCAGATTCAGAAGACGAATATGGCGAACTTTATTGGAATGCAGTCGTTGGCTCACCTGAAACGCTTGCACAAGCCACCCCGCCAGAACAGCAATCAAGCGGTACCACATCGCATAGGAGAGATTGCGAGCAGACGAAATCTCTTTCGCCCTGCATCTCTATTGATGCTCTTTCCAAACAGGCCAATCGGAACTTAATGCATGAGCCGGAGCTTGCCTCGTCGACTaatgtgctgcagagcgcgagcaccTCCCTTCCCAAAGCCAGTATACCAAAGCAGTTGCTCCCAAGCCACAGCCATCCCATGTATATGACGTCCCCCCATGCGACGATGCCTATGGCCACTGGCATGTCGCAGTCTATGGCACTGCATAACCAGAATGCGCTTGGGAACATTGGCCTGCGAGGTATACGTAGCACACCGGGTTTTGCCATGTTTGTGGACCCCCATGTCACCAAGAAGGAAAGTGTTGCGGAAGCTGCGACGCTCCCTTGGAACCTGACCCCAGCTATGGCGGCGACCTCTATTCAATCGCCCGAGTTTTCACCTCCGACCAGCCCGCCGTCCTCGTCTTTGAAACGCCGAGGACGCACATCTATCTCACGCATGCCGCGAAaggcgcaaagcacgcctTTGTTTGAGCGTGGTCCGCAAAACATGAAAGAGATTTCGTCCATGCCTACCACACCGCGCGGACTTCCGCCGAAAGGCCTGCGAAAGCTTGCGAGCAACAAGCGCATTGCCACTTCGTACTCGAATAGCGGTGCATTGCAAACACTACAGTCTGAGCCATCCACGCCGTTGCATCTGCGGGCGCGAGGCTCTGCTACCGCACTACACGAGGCaaatgcgctgcactcTGTTGCGCCCAAAAGTGTGCctgccgtgccgcgccgcccagtAGCGTTGAGCTTTGTGAATTACGGGATCGAGGATGCTGAGGAACTGTGTTCCGCTGTGGCACCCAGCGGCAGCTATAAGAGCGCGCTTCgaacgctgcgcgcaactGAAGACGCTAATCCAAATGATGATGAATGTAACTCAGCACAGGCACTGCGGCATACAGCGTCGTTAGACGCGACAACTCTGACCCCTCCATTGCCGCCTGCAGCGGAAATCAAGAGGCGGGAAACGATTGCAGTTTTGCGCGAACACGCAAGCATGCATGCAGAATAA
- the MCT1 gene encoding [acyl-carrier-protein] S-malonyltransferase (EggNog:ENOG503P0FC; COG:I) gives MASPGARLPEQRTFSQPSSSFNASSWVASGVAPPLGGVNAAGTGEGYKGREMRQMKTALILPGQGSQYVSMSEDLYNLYPSARRVWHQAEKTLTAFIKGQPVDGGDAFQPGASREKFEKQLLVGTALEKKLNKDMPLHQGWFLDLVFRGDQLQLTSAENAKPAIFTCTMALLTVLQEEFGINLAEEKIDWVAGHGTGEYAALVIAKSMHFNDAIRAIRYRGLEVMNSLANNPVLFPEGCTRPESVYETWGFTNAASGKGNRLLGEEEGVVGALATQRSNDGRRSSYWKGTQVSAVVLRPGRLDDALQEVEVVQSEIRNGAIPGVACDEFVAVSNINSQLQIVVSGTRVGVSYLCDRLRFKQLGARAVNLPVAGPFHTSMVADAAKAYKALVDEIPIAPHTSSMHSVSSVTGEVHNDVERTREDLGKALALPVLWMKTINTLIENDVHRFVCVGPGRACAYQLSKELAFREQKKEPHGIRMNPSPTADTLDLPGSEYEVWSVSTSQTLEQLAHALKIASHDHATI, from the exons ATGGCA TCCCCAGGCGCACGGCTTCctgagcagcgcacattCTCGCAGCCCTCTTCATCTTTCAATGCTTCATCATGGGTTGCGTCCGgtgttgcgccgccgctgggcgGTGTGAATGCTGCCGGCACGGGCGAAGGGTACAAAGGCAGGGAAATGCGGCAAATGAAAACCGCCCTGATACTTCCTGGCCAGGGATCCCAGTATGTAAGCATGTCTGAGGACCTGTACAATTTGTATCCATCTGCCCGACGCGTCTGGCACCAGGCAGAGAAAACACTGACTGCTTTTATAAAGGGCCAACCAGTCGATGGGGGCGACGCGTTTCAACCTGGCGCGTCTCGTGAGAAGTTCGAAAAACAGCTCCTGGTAGGGACTGCATTGGAGAAGAAATTGAACAAGGACATGCCATTGCACCAGGGCTGGTTCCTCGACCTGGTCTTTCGCGGTGATCAACTGCAGCTGACAAGCGCAGAGAATGCCAAGCCTGCTATCTTTACATGCACAATGGCACTTCTGACAGTGTTGCAAGAAGAATTTGGTATTAACCTGGCGGAGGAAAAGATTGACTGGGTTGCAGGGCACGGCACTGGTGAATATGCTGCACTTGTCATCGCTAAATCCATGCATTTTAACGACGCAATTCGTGCGATTCGATACCGGGGGCTGGAAGTGATGAATTCTCTTGCAAACAACCCGGTCCTTTTTCCCGAGGGATGCACACGTCCCGAGAGCGTGTACGAGACGTGGGGCTTTACGAATGCAGCGAGTGGGAAAGGAAACCGGCTACTGGGCGAAGAGGAGGGCGTCGTGGGCGCACTCGCTACACAAAGGAGCAACGACGGGCGCAGATCTTCGTACTGGAAAGGAACACAAGTGAGTGCAGTGGTGCTGCGTCCAGGACGCTTGGAtgacgcgctgcaggagGTGGAGGTGGTGCAATCGGAAATACGAAATGGCGCTATTCCTGGCGTGGCGTGTGATGAGTTTGTCGCCGTGTCCAATATCAACTCGCAGCTGCAAATTGTTGTCTCAGGCACTCGTGTGGGTGTATCGTACTTGTGCGATAGACTGCGTTTCAAACAGTTgggcgcgcgtgcggtcAACCTTCCCGTCGCGGGTCCTTTTCACACTTCCATGGTCGCTGACGCAGCGAAAGCGTACAAGGCGCTGGTAGATGAAATTCCGATTGCACCACATACTTCTTCTATGCACAGTGTGTCATCTGTGACTGGCGAAGTGCACAATGACGTGGAACGCACCCGGGAAGACTTGGGCAAAGCACTTGCCTTACCGGTCCTCTGGATGAAAACCATCAATACGCTGATCGAAAATGATGTGCATAGATTTGTGTGCGTTGGTCCCggtcgcgcatgcgcgtATCAGCTCAGTAAGGAGCTGGCCTTCCGCGAGCAGAAAAAAGAACCCCACGGCATTCGCATGAATCCAAGCCCCACCGCCGACACACTCGACCTGCCAGGATCGGAATATGAGGTATGGAGTGTGTCCACATCACAAACATtggagcagctcgcacACGCACTCAAGATTGCATCTCATGATCATGCTACTATATAA
- a CDS encoding tyrosine--tRNA ligase (EggNog:ENOG503NUQ1; COG:J), translated as MVGISPKKQYELITRGIEETIGGDALLKILEEHERNVKCYWGTAPTGRPHVGYLVPLTKLADFLRAGVTVKVLFADIHAFLDNMKAPIELVKHRAEYYRQILIAVMKAIGVPTDSLDFVLGSSYQLSEQYNFDVYRLSAFVTEHDAKKAGAEVVKQVANPLLSGLLYPGLQALDEQYLDVDFQFGGIDQRKIFMFAEQYLPKLGYSKRSHLMNAMVPGMNGSKMSSSDADSKIDFLDSAEDIAKKIKGAYCMPGEVDGNGVLAFIRAVLMPISRVRNEAVQMGETLDEEWVKPMVPSDAPDGTLFYISRPEKYGGSLYYDTYEQLERDFKEQQVHPSDLKKAVGDALSALLVPVQNMHEKDETFRKIKALAYPDDEPKEKKKKVAKVNPKFARYVLISDGGLAKTEEEAKENAEADGVSYKPKKKQGKPPAPPTEAVQNLDMNK; from the coding sequence ATGGTGGGTATTTCGCCAAAGAAGCAGTACGAGCTTATCACTCGAGGTATAGAAGAGACCATTGgaggcgatgcgcttctCAAAATTTTAGAggagcacgagcgcaacgTCAAATGCTATTGGGGCACGGCGCCGACAGGTCGACCGCACGTCGGCTATCTCGTACCGCTGACCAAACTTGCCGACTTTTTGCGTGCAGGTGTCACAGTCAAGGTGTTGTTTGCAGACATTCACGCATTTCTGGACAATATGAAAGCGCCTATTGAACTGGTAAAGCACCGTGCGGAATACTACCGCCAAATTTTGATTGCTGTGATGAAAGCCATTGGCGTGCCCACAGACAGTCTTGATTTTGTGCTTGGGTCTTCTTACCAGCTCTCGGAACAATACAATTTTGACGTGTACCGCCTTTCCGCTTTTGTAACAGAGCATGATGCAAAGAAAGCAGGCGCTGAAGTGGTGAAACAAGTTGCCAATCCGCTTCTTAGCGGCCTCTTGTACCCCGGACTccaagcgctcgacgagcagTACCTGGATGTCGATTTCCAGTTTGGCGGAATTGATCAGCGCAAGATCTTTATGTTTGCTGAACAGTACTTGCCTAAGCTTGGCTACTCCAAGCGCTCGCACCTGATGAATGCAATGGTTCCGGGCATGAATGGCTCCAAAATGTCGTCCTCTGATGCAGATTCCAAGATTGACTTCCTTGACTCCGCCGAAGATATTGCGAAAAAAATCAAGGGTGCCTATTGCATGCCTGGCGAAGTGGATGGCAATGGTGTGCTTGCTTTTATTCGCGCTGTGCTCATGCCCAtttcgcgcgtgcggaacGAAGCCGTGCAAATGGGCGAGACATTGGACGAGGAATGGGTGAAGCCGATGGTTCCTTCAGACGCACCAGACGGCACCCTTTTCTATATCTCGCGCCCCGAAAAGTATGGCGGAAGCCTGTACTATGATACCTatgagcagctcgagcgtgaCTTTAAGGAACAACAAGTGCATCCGTCTGACTTGAAAAAGGCCGTTGGCGACGCTCTTTCGGCGTTGCTTGTTCCTGTGCAGAATATGCACGAGAAAGATGAGACATTCCGCAAGATCAAGGCACTCGCGTACCCCGACGACGAACCCAAAGAAAAAAAGAAGAAAGTGGCCAAAGTCAATCCAAAGTTTGCCCGTTATGTACTTATATCGGATGGCGGTCTAGCCAAGACGGAGGAGGAGGCCAAGGAGAATGCGGAAGCGGATGGTGTTTCTTACAAGCCCAAGAAAAAGCAAGGCaagccgccggcgccgcctACAGAAGCAGTTCAAAACCTGGACATGAACAAGTAG
- the GLO1 gene encoding lactoylglutathione lyase (COG:G; EggNog:ENOG503NVC4) has protein sequence MLRVKDPEKSLAFYQNVLGMDLIHKSDFDDFSLFFLAYPHQKDVPLWQRQGVLELTWNHGTEKDPDFQYHNGNTEPQGFGHIAITVDDIEAACARFEKLGVRFKKRLTDGKMKSIAFIFDPDNYWIEVVSSKVQA, from the coding sequence ATGCTTCGTGTGAAAGACCCCGAAAAATCGCTGGCCTTTTACCAGAATGTGCTAGGGATGGACCTTATTCACAAGTCCGATTTTGACGACTTTTCCTTGTTCTTCTTGGCATACCCACACCAAAAGGATGTACCTTTGTGGCAGCGCCAAGGTGTTCTTGAGCTCACCTGGAACCACGGCACAGAGAAGGATCCTGATTTCCAGTACCACAATGGCAACACGGAACCGCAAGGATTTGGCCACATCGCCATTACTGTGGATGACATTGAGGCTGCCTGTGCGCGTTTTGAAAAGCTCGGTGTGCGGTTCAAAAAGCGCCTCACGGATGGGAAGATGAAGTCAATTGCCTTTATCTTCGATCCCGACAACTACTGGATCGAGGTGGTGTCTTCCAAAGTTCAGGCCTAA